The Argentina anserina chromosome 3, drPotAnse1.1, whole genome shotgun sequence genome includes a region encoding these proteins:
- the LOC126789314 gene encoding protein LOL2-like, which translates to METKEHKVEEAPPPEAQTFVSQPLPRPISEIAQMVCGSCRRLLTYPPGAKHVQCSCCQTINFVLCAHQVGQVKCDSCTLLLMYPYGAPSVRCSSCNFVTEVRDHNMRPPWSVQQGQPTPPSNYVH; encoded by the exons ATGGAGACCAAAGAGCACAAGGTAGAGGAAGCGCCACCGCCGGAGGCCCAAACCTTCGTTTCACAACCTCTGCCGCGACCAATTTCCG AAATAGCTCAAATGGTTTGTGGATCTTGCCGCCGGCTGCTTACATACCCACCAGGAGCCAAGCACGTCCAATGCTCGTGCTGTCAGACCATCAACTTTGTGCTATGTG CCCATCAGGTTGGCCAGGTCAAATGTGATAGTTGTACATTGCTGCTGATGTACCCATATGGAGCTCCATCTGTTAGGTGTTCCTCTTGCAATTTTGTGACAGAAGTTAGG GATCACAACATGCGCCCTCCATGGTCTGTTCAACAAGGACAACCTACTCCACCATCCAATTATGTTCACTAA
- the LOC126789624 gene encoding uncharacterized protein LOC126789624 — protein sequence MSTAKATTRKRRAAEPDLARSANLDLDLDLSSDIKGIMSALQQIREKAHKDGLKKNEETISSVSAEVRSAIDELKTKVEKDRQSFAKSLSKSSKECENCLKTETTKLQGSSEPFTDPESYLLAMITYDRLDEDLFLLSIISSFEEEKERLFTRYEQLRKRERTMIQEHEKACTDKISKLEESLKKKKQDNKTFSVLRKTLGSFLDDDASDEEGAPLDD from the exons ATGTCCACCGCCAAAGCGACCACCAGGAAGCGCCGCGCGGCCGAGCCCGACCTCGCCAGATCGGCCAACCTCGATCTGGATCTCGACCTCTCCAG TGATATCAAAGGCATCATGTCGGCGCTGCAACAGATCCGAGAGAAGGCGCACAAGGATGGCTTGAAGAAGAACGAAGAGACCATTTCCAG TGTGTCTGCTGAAGTGAGGTCCGCAATTGATGAATTGAAGACGAAAGTTGAGAAGGATAG GCAAAGTTTCGCGAAATCGCTTTCAAAGAGCTCAAAAGAG TGTGAGAATTGCTTGAAGACTGAAACTACGAAGTTGCAAGGATCAAGCGAACCATTTACAGACCCTGAAAG TTACCTTCTTGCAATGATCACTTATGATAGACTTGATGAGGATTTGTTTCTGTTGA GTATCATTTCAAGCTTTGAAGAAGAGAAGGAAAGGCTATTCACTCGATACGAGCAACTGA ggaagagagaaagaacTATGATTCAAGAACATGAAAAGGCCTGCACTGATAAAATTTCCAAGTTAGAAGAGTctctgaaaaagaagaagcag GACAACAAAACTTTCAGCGTTTTGAGGAAAACACTTGGTTCATTTCTGGACGATGATGCTTCAGACGAAGAAGGCGCCCCACTTGATGATTGA
- the LOC126789313 gene encoding uncharacterized protein LOC126789313, which translates to MYRAAYEPNFSKYFPQKILQRLERDVHERLWTRWSKGQRCPTLTLNNVKVRDDRAILPHLGSQGEHRNLQASMVAFHEELFGVGGIGGVGLHEERDDFYNKLSKPNLSMREFGYLLQHMWYQNEEVRGDFPAQVVEDLRDTNFYYKGKLNKWTKVYKRWYKKSGHRWTAIQLQAAIGSHYWVNEVGGFRTYRNDPEEELHIVRNTLRHVNEKRSNQKKTVWGKKIKGAVIQKVFPYAEQKVFDFMYEEKIENDHKGSLIIL; encoded by the exons ATGTATCGGGCTGCATATGAACCCAACTTCTCCAAGTATTTTCCTCAGAAAATACTCCAGCGTCTTGAGCG GGATGTTCATGAGCGCCTTTGGACAAGATGGAGCAAAGGGCAGCGCTGCCCCACTCTCACCCTCAACAATGTGAAGGTTCGAGATGACAGGGCCATTCTCCCTCATCTTGGGTCACAAGGAGAGCACCGGAACCTTCAAGCAAGTATGGTGGCATTTCATGAGGAACTCTTTGGAGTTGGAGGAATAGGTGGAGTAGGATTGCATGAGGAGCGAGATGATTTCTACAACAAACTCTCCAAGCCAAATCTGAGCAT GAGAGAATTTGGTTATCTTCTTCAACATATGTGGTACCAAAATGAGGAAGTTAGGGGTGATTTCCCTGCTCAAGTAGTCGAAGATCTGAGAGACACTAATTTTTACTATAAAGGGAAATTGAACAAGTGGACTAAAGTGTATAAGAGATGGTACAAGAAGAGCGGACATCGATGGACGGCAATTCAATTGCAAGCTGCAATTGGCAGCCACTATTGGGTGAATGAAGTGGGAGGTTTTAGGACTTATAGGAATGATCCAGAGGAAGAATTGCACATTGTCAGAAACACACTTCGACATGTGAATGAGAAGAGGTCTAATCAGAAGAAGACGGTGTGGggcaagaaaataaaaggagCAGTGATTCAAAAAGTTTTTCCATATGCTGAGCAGAAGGTGTTCGATTTCATGTATGAGGAGAAGATTGAGAATGATCACAAGGGTTCCCTCATCATTTTGTGA
- the LOC126789118 gene encoding DNA-directed RNA polymerase II subunit RPB2, whose translation MEDDPEYEEQYNAEDDEDEITQEDAWAVISAYFEEKGLVRQQLDSFDEFIQNTMQEIVDEAADIEIRPESQHNPGHQPDFAETIYKISFGQIYLSKPMMTESDGETATLFPKAARLRNLTYSAPLYVDVTKRVIKKGHDGEEVTETQDFTKVFIGKVPIMLRSSYCTLYQNSEKDLTELGECPYDQGGYFIINGSEKVLIAQEKMSTNHVYVFKKRQPNKYAYVGEVRSMAESQNRPPSTMFVRMLSRTSSKGGSSGQYIRATLPYIRSEIPIIIVFRALGFVADKDILEHICYDFSDTQMMELLRPSLEEAFVIQNQQVALDYIGKRGATAGVPRDKRIRYARDILQKEMLPHVGTGEFCETKKAYYFGYIIHRLLLCALGRRAEDDRDHYGNKRLDLAGPLLGSLFRSLFRKLTKDVKGYVQKCVDNGKDVNLQFAIKAKTITSGLKYSLATGNWGQANAAGTRAGVSQVLNRLTYASTLSHLRRLNSPIGREGKLAKPRQLHNSQWGMMCPAETPEGQACGLVKNLALMVYITVGSAAYPILEFLEEWGTENFEEISPAVIPQATKIFVNGCWVGIHRDPEMLVRTLRKLRRRVDVNTEVGVVRDIRLKELRIYTDYGRCSRPLFIVDKQRLLIKKKDIHALQQRENPEDGGWHDLVAKGFIEYIDTEEEETTMISMTINDLVQARLNPEEAYSDTYTHCEIHPSLILGVCASIIPFPDHNQSPRNTYQSAMGKQAMGIYVTNYQFRMDTLAYVLYYPQKPLVTTRAMEHLHFRQLPAGINAIVAISCYSGYNQEDSVIMNQSSIDRGFFRSLFFRSYRDEEKKMGTLVKEDFGRPDRANTMGMRHGSYDKLEDDGLAPPGTRVSGEDVIIGKTTPIAPEEAQGQAASRYSRRDHSISLRHSETGIVDQVLLTTNADGLRFVKVRVRSVRIPQIGDKFSSRHGQKGTVGMTYTQEDMPWTVEGVTPDIIVNPHAIPSRMTIGQLIECIMGKVAAHMGKEGDATPFTDVTVDNISKALHKCGYQMRGFETMYNGHTGRRLSAMIFLGPTYYQRLKHMVDDKIHSRGRGPVQILTRQPAEGRSRDGGLRFGEMERDCMIAHGAAHFLKERLFDQSDAYRVHVCERCGLIAIANLKKNSFECRGCKNKTDIVQVHIPYACKLLFQELMAMAIAPRMLTKDVKPTKEKKK comes from the exons ATGGAAGACGATCCTGAGTACGAAGAGCAGTACAACGCCGAGGACGACGAAGATGAGATAACGCAGGAAGACGCCTGGGCTGTGATTTCGGCCTATTTCGAAGAGAAAGGTCTAGTGAGGCAGCAGCTCGATTCGTTCGATGAGTTCATTCAGAACACAATGCAGGAGATCGTCGACGAGGCCGCCGACATCGAAATCCGACCCGAATCGCAGCATAATCCGGGTCACCAGCCCGATTTCGCTGAG ACTATATACAAAATTAGCTTTGGTCAGATTTATCTGAGTAAGCCTATGATGACTGAATCGGATGGTGAGACCGCCACGCTGTTTCCGAAGGCGGCGAGGCTGCGAAACCTGACGTATTCAGCGCCGCTGTATGTGGATGTGACTAAGAGGGTTATAAAGAAAGGACATGATGGTGAGGAGGTCACTGAGACTCAGGATTTCACCAAAGTGTTTATTGGCAAG GTTCCGATTATGCTTCGGTCGAGTTATTGTACATTGTATCAGAATTCGGAGAAGGACTTGACAGAGCTGGGGGAGTGTCCATATGACCAAGGAGGGTATTTCATTATCAATGGGAGTGAGAAGGTGTTGATTGCTCAGGAGAAGATGAGCACAAACCACGTTTATGTCTTTAAGAAGAGGCAGCCTAACAAGTATGCGTATGTTGGGGAGGTGCGGTCTATGGCCGAGTCCCAAAACCGACCCCCCAGCACCATGTTTGTTCGTATGCTTTCCCGGACCAGCTCCAAAGGG GGGTCTTCAGGACAATATATTCGTGCGACTCTTCCGTATATTCGATCTGAAATTCCCATCATTATTGTCTTCCGTGCTCTCGGATTTGTCGCAGACAAAGATATTTTGGAGCACATATGCTATGATTTTTctgatacgcaaatgatggaGTTGCTTCGTCCTTCCTTGGAAGAAGCATTTGTTATTCAGAATCAACAG GTGGCTCTAGATTATATTGGGAAAAGAGGTGCGACAGCTGGTGTGCCCAGAGACAAGAGGATAAG GTATGCGAGAGATATTCTTCAAAAGGAAATGCTTCCACATGTTGGTACTGGGGAGTTCTGTGAGACCAAGAAAGCATACTATTTTGG ATACATCATTCACAGGCTTCTATTGTGTGCACTTGGTCGGAGGGCAGAAGATGATAGGGATCACTATGGCAACAAGAGGCTGGATCTTGCTGGCCCCTTGCTCGGAAGCTTGTTTAGATCG CTATTCAGGAAGTTGACGAAGGATGTCAAAGGTTATGTGCAGAAG TGTGTTGATAATGGAAAGGACGTTAACCTTCAATTTGCGATTAAAGCAAAAACCATTACTAGTGGTCTCAAATATTCACTTGCTACTGGGAACTGGGGGCAAGCAAATGCAGCTGGGACAAGAGCTGGAGTGTCGCAG GTGTTAAATCGTTTGACATATGCATCCACATTGTCACATCTGCGAAGGCTGAATTCTCCCATAGGGCGGGAGG GGAAATTGGCCAAACCTAGGCAGTTGCACAATTCGCAGTGGGGAATGATGTGTCCCGCTGAGACACCTGAAGGGCAG GCATGTGGACTTGTAAAGAACCTGGCGTTAATGGTGTACATTACAGTGGGATCAGCTGCATATCCAATCTTAGAGTTTTTAGAAGAATGGGGTACAGAAAATTTTGAG GAAATTTCCCCTGCCGTTATTCCCCAAGCCACAAAGATTTTTGTTAATGGCTGCTGGGTTGGCATACATCGTGATCCTGAAATGTTGGTGAGAACATTGAGGAAACTAAGGCGGCGG GTGGATGTCAATACTGAAGTTGGGGTTGTCAGGGATATCCGTCTGAAAGAACTTCGTATATATACAGACTATGGTCGTTGCAGTCGTCCACTATTTATTGTGGACAAGCAAAGGCTGCTGATAAAGAAGAAAGATATTCATGCATTGCAGCAGAGG GAAAACCCTGAAGATGGCGGTTGGCATGATCTTGTAGCAAAAGGATTCATCGAATATATTGACACTGAAGAAGAGGAGACCACTATGATTTCAATGACAATTAAT GATCTTGTGCAAGCAAGGCTCAATCCCGAGGAGGCATATTCTGATACATATACCCATTGTGAAATTCACCCGTCACTTATATTGGGTGTTTGTGCTTCAATTATACCATTTCCTGATCATAATCAG TCTCCACGTAATACATATCAATCTGCCATGGGAAAGCAAGCTATGGGAATTTATGTCACCAACTATCAGTTCCGAATG GATACACTGGCTTATGTTCTTTACTACCCTCAAAAGCCACTTGTCACTACGCGAGCCATGGAGCATCTTCACTTCAGGCAACTTCCGGCCGGAATT AATGCCATTGTTGCCATTTCTTGCTATTCTGGTTATAACCAGGAAGATTCTGTCATTATGAATCAATCCTCTATTGATCGTGGTTTTTTCCGGTCACTGTTCTTCCGCTCCTATAG GGATGAAGAGAAAAAGATGGGGACCCTAGTCAAAGAAGATTTTGGGCGTCCTGACAGAGCGAATACGatg GGTATGCGGCATGGATCTTATGATAAATTGGAAGATGATGGTCTTGCGCCTCCT GGAACCAGGGTTTCAGGTGAAGATGTTATCATAGGGAAGACCACTCCCATTGCTCCGGAGGAGGCTCAGGGGCAAGCTGCTTCACGTTACTCACGACGTGATCATAGCATAAGCTTACGGCACAGTGAAACGGGGATTGTGGACCAG GTCCTGTTGACTACCAATGCTGATGGGTTGAGGTTTGTGAAAGTAAGGGTGAGGTCTGTTCGAATTCCACAGATTGGAGATAAATTTAGTAGTAGACATGGACAGAAAGGGACGGTGGGCATGACATATACACAAGAAGACATGCCATGGACTGTAGAAGGAGTCACCCCTGATATTATTGTAAACCCTCATGCCATTCCTTCCCGAATGACCATCGGTCAGCTTATTGAGTGTATCATGGGTAAGGTTGCAGCACACATGGGAAAGGAAGGAGATGCAACTCCTTTTACGGATGTGACT GTGGACAATATTAGTAAAGCCCTTCACAAATGTGGGTATCAAATGCGGGGATTTGAGACCATGTATAATGGTCACACCGGCCGGCGACTGAGTGCAATGATTTTCCTTGGCCCTACATATTACCAGAGATTGAAGCATATGGTCGACGATAAGATCCATTCACGTGGTCGTGGTCCTGTGCAGATCCTTACAAGGCAGCCTGCTGAGGGACGATCTCGTGATGGTGGTTTACGATTTGGAGAGATGGAACGAGATTGCATGATTGCACATGGTGCTGCTCATTTTCTTAAGGAGAGACTCTTTGATCAGAGTGATGCCTATAGGGTTCATGTCTGTGAGCGTTGTGGTTTAATAGCTATTGCAAATCTCAAGAAGAATTCATTCGAGTGCAGAGGTTGCAAGAACAAAACTGATATTGTTCAG GTTCACATTCCTTATGCCTGCAAGCTGCTTTTCCAAGAGCTTATGGCTATGGCTATAGCACCAAGAATGCTCACAAAGGATGTGAAGCCtaccaaagagaagaagaaatga
- the LOC126789119 gene encoding CASP-like protein 1C2, whose translation MITGRRIFTFLLRLLAFAATLVATIVMVTSHDSTNVFNLTFKAKFSNSPAFIYFVVVEAIACAYNLVIMFLSSKGSLWRLVIILDVVVAVLLASSVSSALAIASVGKKGNTHAGWLPICGQVPKFCSHVTAALVAGLIAAILYFLLVIFTLYTVLHPLFVVKS comes from the exons ATGATCACCGGCAGGAGGATCTTCACCTTTCTGCTGAGGCTACTGGCCTTTGCTGCAACTTTGGTTGCCACCATCGTAATGGTTACAAGCCATGACTCTACAAATGTCTTCAACTTAACGTTCAAGGCAAAATTCAGCAACTCACCAGCTTTCAT TTACTTTGTAGTTGTGGAAGCAATTGCCTGCGCCTACAACCTTGTCATTATGTTTCTTTCTTCAAAGGGCTCGCTTTGGCGCTTGGTTATCATCCTCGACGTG GTTGTAGCTGTGTTACTTGCTTCGAGTGTGTCATCGGCCTTGGCAATAGCAAGTGTGGGGAAGAAAGGAAACACGCACGCCGGTTGGCTTCCAATTTGTGGACAAGTCCCCAAGTTCTGCAGCCATGTCACTGCTGCTCTTGTTGCTGGCTTGATTGCAGCAATCCTGTATTTTCTACTTGTTATCTTTACCCTCTACACTGTGCTCCATCCTCTATTTGTTGTAAAATCTTGA